The following are from one region of the Littorina saxatilis isolate snail1 linkage group LG4, US_GU_Lsax_2.0, whole genome shotgun sequence genome:
- the LOC138965433 gene encoding globin-like, with product MNCIDIKSGSRLEMENKEMGETERDPVTGLSAKDRDAIRTSWAMVNKDAQANGTALMIRFFEEYPNNLDFFTEFRDLRPEELRDSTGLQQHAMRVMHALTCVVDSIDDAHVLIGVLHKTVDSHLTRGIRVAQFTELFDVFARFIGDVLGEKFTTDMATAWQTTAATILTVVEARMKEQLIAGTSSSSSSQAS from the exons TGGTTCCCGCCTAGAGATGGAGAACAAGGAAATGGGTGAGACGGAGCGTGACCCCGTGACGGGTCTGAGTGCAAAGGACCGTGACGCCATCAGGACCAGCTGGGCAATGGTCAACAAAGACGCTCAGGCCAACGGTACCGCCCTCATGATCAG GTTTTTCGAGGAGTACCCGAACAACCTGGACTTCTTCACAGAGTTTCGCGACCTGCGCCCCGAAGAGCTACGCGACAGCACAGGCTTGCAGCAGCACGCGATGCGCGTCATGCACGCGCTCACGTGCGTCGTGGACAGCATAGACGACGCGCACGTGCTTATCGGTGTTCTGCACAAGACAGTGGACAGTCACCTCACCAGGGGCATCCGCGTGGCGCAGTTCACT GAGCTGTTCGACGTGTTTGCACGGTTCATTGGCGACGTACTGGGGGAGAAGTTCACCACAGACATGGCCACGGCTTGGCAGACGACAGCGGCCACCATACTAACCGTTGTGGAGGCCAGGATGAAGGAACAGCTCATCGCTGGCACgtcgtcttcttcgtcttcaCAAGCCTCG